In the Candidatus Zixiibacteriota bacterium genome, one interval contains:
- a CDS encoding cupin domain-containing protein → MTEDKASGALEPAMIFDLAKLLDYVPGSIVSRTLVKSKAGTVTLFSFDAGQGLSEHSAPYDAMVQVLDGETELTIGGKVVAPKKGETVVMPANIPHAVHSSGRSKILLTMIRG, encoded by the coding sequence GACTGAAGATAAAGCCAGCGGCGCGCTGGAGCCGGCGATGATTTTTGACCTGGCGAAGTTGCTGGATTATGTCCCCGGTTCGATTGTCAGCCGGACGCTGGTAAAAAGCAAAGCCGGGACGGTGACATTATTTTCGTTTGATGCCGGACAGGGGTTGAGCGAGCATTCGGCGCCGTATGACGCCATGGTGCAGGTGCTCGACGGCGAGACCGAATTGACTATCGGCGGGAAAGTGGTGGCGCCAAAGAAAGGGGAGACCGTGGTGATGCCGGCAAATATACCGCATGCGGTACATTCCTCCGGACGGTCGAAAATCTTGCTGACCATGATAAGAGGATAG